The sequence GACGGGTCAGCGCCGGTGCTGCTCGCGGAGCAGGGAGCGCAGGACGACGGTGGCGACGGCCACGGAGATGGCCGTGACGGCGACGGCGGCCAGGAGCGCGGTGAGGACGACTCCGCCGACGAGCAGGGCCACGACCGTCTTCTGGTCGACGGGAAGGGACGCGAGGCCGCGTCGGGCGGGCG comes from Streptomyces sp. SCL15-4 and encodes:
- a CDS encoding SpdD protein → MFLPKYPENPTPPSTHIDAPTDPAPARRGLASLPVDQKTVVALLVGGVVLTALLAAVAVTAISVAVATVVLRSLLREQHRR